GAGCACATTAACTTTGATCGATGAATCTCTCAGTTCTGTGTTGGCCCCGTTAAAGCGCACTTTCTCATGCTCCCCACGGTTGAAGGAACGAACAACCCGAATCCCTGTTAACTGCTCACGCAGCACCAGATTGAGTCGGTCCAGCTTTTTCTGAATGGTTTTGAACAAAGGTAAACCCTTGGCACCAATCAGCGCAATGGCTCCGCCCAGTACCGGAAGCACAACCAGGAAAATCGTAGATAATTTGGCGTCCTGAGATACCGCCATGAAGATACCCCCGATACACATGAGCGGAGCCATAATCATCATGCGCAGCATCATCGTGAGTACATTCTGTACCTGCGTGATGTCATTGGTCGTACGCGTAATCAGTGAAGCAGTCCCCATCTTATCGAACTCCTGAAGCGAGAAATTCTCCACATGGCGGAAAACTCTGCTACGCAGTTGTTTGGCAAATCCACCCGCTGTTCGAGATGAGAGGTAACTCGCGATCACCGAACACGCTGTTCCGCCAATCGCGATGACCAACATCCATCCACCAATCTGCCAGATATACGGGATATCCCCTTTAATGATTCCGTCATTCACAATATCTGCCATTAACGTAGGCAGGTACAATTCAGCAAGCGACTGAAACAGTACCAAAACCAAAATAAAAATAATCGGAATTTGGTATGGCTTCAGCATGCGAAACAGTTTCATCATGGCGTATCATCTCCTCTTGTCGAATCATCCTTTTGTAAGGAAGTTAATGTATCAAAAAAGGTGTATACCTTTGTCAACAACTCAGCCAGCTGAGTACTGTCTTGCTCACCCAAATGCTCAACTAACTTATTGAATATTTCCATGCGCTCTTGGTGAGCAGCCCGAATAATTTCACGACCTGCTTCAGTAATCGTGATTCGGACCGCACGGCGATCCTCCGGGTCCATCGTCCGTTTGACCAGTCCCTCATCTTCAAGGCCACGAATAACAGGTGTAATGGTCGGTGACTTCACTCGTAGCAATGCGCTGATTTCCGAGACTTTCATCCCGGGATGATTGGATTCGATCGTGTCATTGAAATCAGGCGGATTGTCCTGCCAGTTCAATTGTTCTCCCGGATGCATCCCGTGGAGTAAACAACCCAGCACCATAATTTCGTTATGATTGCGCCCATGAGGTTTATGTTGCCTCCATTTGCCTTTATTAAACTGCATAATGGAGTACAAAAGCTTCTGAGCGACCGGATCTATACCAGTCATAATGGGTCCCTCCTTCTTTCTTTATCATTCCATAGACATCCAATATCATAGGACATCTATTAAATAGCAGTACAATTAGATAGATGCACAATTAATTAGGTGTACTAAGTATATTATCGCAAGAAACGAATGTCAAACATCTAAAAATAACCAATATAAACCCATAACCAAGAGCCTATACGCGCTTGATTAGGGTTTTGTCATTTGGCCGTTATTGGAGCATTCTATACTTATTATGTGCAATTCCATGAATTCAACTTACAAAGAAGTTCCCATTCCTTACTCCGGTGGATGATGACCCGGGGGTAAGAAATGGGAGCATTTTATTACGATTGAAAAGTAGACTCAAAAGAATCTTCTTACTACATAAATTGCATGATTAGGTGCGTTTGTTACTCATTAAGACTGTGAAGCAGAGACCGCTTTAGGCACTGAGGCAAACGGGAAATATTCTTTTGCATTGTTGTAGGCAATGCCTTGTACGATCTGACCGAGCAACTCCATATCCTGCGGTGCCTCCCCTTGATCGGCCCATTCACCGATGAGATTGCAGACCAGACGACGGAAATACTCATGCCGGGTGTAGGACAGGAAGCTGCGTGAATCGGTCAGCATGCCGACAAATCGGCTGAGCAGACCAACATTCGCCAGTGCCTTCATCTGAGCAAGCATGCCGTCCTTTGTATCATTGAACCACCAGGCGGCACCAAGCTGGATTTTGCCCGGAATACCCCCGCCCTGGAAGCTGCCAATGATCGCCGCGAGCACTTCGTTGTCCCTTGGATTCAGAGAATACAGAATTGTTTTGGGCAGTGCTTGTTGCTGCTCCAACGCATCGAGCAATCCAATCATCGCTGCGGAAAGCGGCGTATCATTGACTGCATCGTATCCGGTATCCGGCCCAAGCTTGGCAAACATCCGTGTATTGTTGTTACGGGCTGCATTAATGTGGAACTGCATCACCCAGCCCCGCTCTGCATACAGTTTGCCAAGGAATGTCAGCGTCACTGTCTTGTACTTGTCCTCTTCCTCACGAGTTACCTTGTGGCCCGCAAGTGCCTTGGCAAAAATGGCACCCGCTTCTTCGCGTGTAGCCACGCCGTAAGGGACATAATCGAGTGCATGGTCAGAGACTCTGCCGCCGACAGAATGGAAGAATTCCACACGTGACTCCAGCGCAGCAAGGAAGGATTCATAATCTGAAATGGCGGTGCCAGATGCCTGCGACAGCTTGCCCACCCATTCCACGAAGGTATCCCGGTTCAATTCCAAGCCTTTATCCGGGCGGAAAGAAGGTAATACCGCCGTATCAAAACCTTCGATTTCCTGAATCTTCAGATGATACTCCAGAGAATCCGTTGGATCATCGGTTGTGCACACAACAGTAACATTAGATTTGGTAATTAGATCACGTGCACCGAATCCGTCACTGTTAAGTTTGGCATTTACTTTTTCCCAAATGGCTGGTGCGCTTGTCTCATTCAGTACTTCGTAGACGCCGAAATATCGCTGTAATTCCAGATGAGACCAGGCGTACAGCGGATTACCGATCATCATAGGGACCGTTTTGGCGTAAGCCAGGAAACGATCGTAATCGGTCACTCCTTCGCCGCCGGTCACATATTGCTCTTCAATTCCGTTTGCGCGCATGAGCCGCCACTTATAGTGATCACCGTATAACCAAGCCTCTGTAAGATTGCCAAAGGTTTTGTTCTCGTAGATCTCCTGAGGACTGAGGTGGCAATGATAATCAA
This Paenibacillus xylanexedens DNA region includes the following protein-coding sequences:
- a CDS encoding MarR family winged helix-turn-helix transcriptional regulator → MTGIDPVAQKLLYSIMQFNKGKWRQHKPHGRNHNEIMVLGCLLHGMHPGEQLNWQDNPPDFNDTIESNHPGMKVSEISALLRVKSPTITPVIRGLEDEGLVKRTMDPEDRRAVRITITEAGREIIRAAHQERMEIFNKLVEHLGEQDSTQLAELLTKVYTFFDTLTSLQKDDSTRGDDTP
- the uxaC gene encoding glucuronate isomerase; amino-acid sequence: MKSFLDEQFLLHNETAIKLYEDYAKDMPIIDYHCHLSPQEIYENKTFGNLTEAWLYGDHYKWRLMRANGIEEQYVTGGEGVTDYDRFLAYAKTVPMMIGNPLYAWSHLELQRYFGVYEVLNETSAPAIWEKVNAKLNSDGFGARDLITKSNVTVVCTTDDPTDSLEYHLKIQEIEGFDTAVLPSFRPDKGLELNRDTFVEWVGKLSQASGTAISDYESFLAALESRVEFFHSVGGRVSDHALDYVPYGVATREEAGAIFAKALAGHKVTREEEDKYKTVTLTFLGKLYAERGWVMQFHINAARNNNTRMFAKLGPDTGYDAVNDTPLSAAMIGLLDALEQQQALPKTILYSLNPRDNEVLAAIIGSFQGGGIPGKIQLGAAWWFNDTKDGMLAQMKALANVGLLSRFVGMLTDSRSFLSYTRHEYFRRLVCNLIGEWADQGEAPQDMELLGQIVQGIAYNNAKEYFPFASVPKAVSASQS